The following are encoded together in the Desulfovibrio inopinatus DSM 10711 genome:
- a CDS encoding DinB family protein, whose protein sequence is MMTECFITLATYNRWANTRLLEDLIAADDEALLATETVNFGSIMGILNHLLLGDQLWLARFTGQGSAIPSLSDIPFPKLDAFAQARAQEDQRILDFVATLTPAGLRQELRYTNTKNIPFVRPLALCLSHFFNHQTHHRGQVHALMGRYGLSPRDIDLIFCPLGE, encoded by the coding sequence ATGATGACAGAATGTTTCATTACGCTGGCCACGTACAATCGTTGGGCCAACACTCGTCTTTTGGAAGATCTCATCGCCGCGGACGATGAAGCGCTTCTTGCCACGGAAACGGTGAATTTCGGCTCGATTATGGGCATTCTCAATCACCTTCTCCTCGGTGATCAACTCTGGCTTGCCCGTTTTACCGGACAAGGATCGGCCATACCGTCCCTGTCCGACATCCCCTTTCCAAAGCTCGATGCATTTGCACAAGCCAGAGCCCAAGAGGACCAACGCATCCTCGACTTTGTCGCCACACTCACACCGGCAGGACTGCGACAGGAATTACGCTATACGAACACTAAAAATATTCCTTTTGTTCGGCCTCTGGCCCTCTGTCTGAGCCATTTTTTCAACCACCAAACCCACCACCGAGGGCAAGTTCACGCACTCATGGGGCGTTACGGCCTCTCGCCGCGTGATATCGATCTTATTTTCTGTCCATTGGGTGAATAG
- a CDS encoding ribonuclease catalytic domain-containing protein translates to MSKLLTHVPGPGTIVEFMQGNQPLLAIVVEESGGKLKLFTHTRRDAKLAAARLLPWAGPSYGPGLSREDMFEKLVQHFDLRNTIAETIDPMEIWELAQGEVEKASATWFAQLIFDKPGTDELAGCGRALLGCKTHFKFHPPEFEVYPAEVVERRLSELEAAQERERVVGAGSDFFQALWSGWASGKRTDVERLVAGLAPEAVSKLAATLRTLIATPDDEDALTLFKLLKRGLPDHPMQPYILATEWGIIKPHHNYLADQAGFVLDESWVASYTDEIADIVACFERKQCDPEDTPFVSIDSASTRDIDDAFYIEQNGSGGFHVHLALACPALCIDLTSPFGKAVLERATSIYLPEGISHMLPEVLGTDQFSLVEQQSRPALVLDIELSELGEMLAFTPRFSWVRIQANLTYSDVQTALEEHTAEQHLVDAFDAAQILRRRRLASGAVCIERHDPKTTVEGYPENVKVHIEPPVVTPMSQLVVSEFMILANEATALFAKEHGFPLLFRAQDVVLPDEARGVKIRPEEIHAAVKHMTSAVLDTEPGAHASLAVKAYCSITSPLRRCIDFINLAQMLSWLENNAPRWNKEELSSLMLMLNARLEAVSPIQRFRPRYWKLVHMQANAKQATWLAVVVEEAPNFITLSLPDFQIYVRAGREMLGEKIYIGQRFRLRMGKIDPLANEFRVLEASEEPDMDDFPEFDDQATV, encoded by the coding sequence ATGTCGAAACTGTTGACCCATGTCCCGGGGCCGGGAACCATTGTGGAATTCATGCAAGGGAACCAGCCCCTTCTGGCTATTGTCGTCGAGGAATCGGGCGGCAAACTCAAGTTGTTTACACATACCAGGCGCGATGCGAAGCTGGCTGCAGCCAGGCTCTTGCCCTGGGCTGGGCCGAGTTATGGACCGGGACTGAGTCGTGAAGACATGTTTGAAAAACTTGTTCAACACTTTGATTTACGCAATACGATTGCTGAAACGATTGATCCCATGGAGATATGGGAACTTGCTCAGGGAGAGGTTGAAAAAGCGTCCGCCACTTGGTTTGCGCAACTTATTTTTGACAAGCCTGGTACGGATGAACTTGCCGGTTGTGGGCGTGCGTTGCTTGGATGCAAAACCCATTTTAAATTTCATCCTCCTGAATTCGAAGTCTATCCGGCTGAAGTTGTCGAGAGACGTCTGTCTGAACTTGAAGCCGCACAGGAACGGGAGCGTGTGGTTGGTGCGGGAAGTGACTTTTTTCAGGCTCTGTGGTCGGGATGGGCATCGGGAAAGCGTACCGATGTTGAACGCCTGGTTGCCGGACTTGCCCCGGAAGCCGTGAGCAAATTGGCCGCAACGCTGAGAACACTCATTGCCACTCCAGATGATGAAGATGCGTTGACCCTCTTCAAGCTTCTGAAAAGAGGACTGCCCGATCATCCTATGCAGCCATATATTTTGGCAACAGAATGGGGAATTATAAAACCTCATCATAATTATCTGGCGGATCAAGCTGGATTTGTGCTGGATGAGTCATGGGTTGCATCATATACCGATGAAATAGCTGACATCGTTGCCTGTTTCGAGCGCAAACAGTGTGACCCTGAAGATACTCCTTTTGTCAGCATTGATTCGGCATCGACTCGTGATATTGATGATGCGTTTTATATTGAACAAAATGGTTCTGGTGGCTTTCACGTACATCTTGCACTGGCTTGTCCTGCGTTGTGTATTGACCTTACCTCTCCATTCGGCAAGGCCGTATTGGAACGTGCAACGAGCATATATTTGCCGGAAGGCATTAGTCATATGTTACCCGAAGTATTGGGCACGGATCAATTTAGTCTTGTGGAGCAGCAGTCCCGGCCGGCACTTGTCCTCGATATTGAGCTGAGCGAATTGGGAGAGATGCTTGCGTTTACCCCGCGCTTCAGTTGGGTACGTATTCAGGCAAACCTGACATATAGTGACGTTCAGACTGCTTTAGAAGAGCACACAGCGGAACAACATCTTGTCGATGCTTTTGATGCAGCCCAAATTCTTCGCCGCCGTCGTCTTGCGTCGGGGGCGGTTTGTATTGAGCGTCATGATCCCAAAACCACTGTCGAAGGCTACCCCGAGAATGTTAAAGTTCATATTGAACCGCCAGTTGTCACACCAATGTCACAACTTGTTGTCAGTGAATTTATGATCTTGGCAAACGAAGCGACTGCTTTGTTTGCGAAAGAGCATGGCTTCCCTCTTCTGTTTCGGGCACAAGATGTCGTTTTGCCTGATGAAGCCCGCGGAGTAAAAATTCGGCCAGAAGAAATTCATGCTGCGGTCAAGCACATGACCTCGGCGGTGCTTGATACAGAACCGGGAGCCCATGCCAGTCTGGCGGTCAAAGCGTATTGTTCCATTACGTCTCCGTTGCGCCGATGCATTGATTTTATCAATTTGGCTCAGATGTTGTCTTGGCTTGAAAACAACGCGCCTCGCTGGAACAAGGAAGAACTCAGTTCACTCATGCTGATGCTCAATGCTCGACTTGAAGCAGTCAGTCCTATTCAGCGTTTTCGACCGCGGTACTGGAAACTTGTTCACATGCAGGCCAATGCCAAGCAGGCAACCTGGCTGGCTGTCGTTGTGGAAGAAGCTCCCAACTTCATCACGTTGTCTTTGCCGGATTTTCAGATTTACGTTCGCGCCGGGCGCGAAATGCTGGGTGAAAAGATTTACATCGGTCAACGCTTTCGGCTACGAATGGGTAAAATAGATCCACTTGCTAATGAATTTCGTGTTCTTGAGGCATCGGAAGAACCGGATATGGACGATTTTCCTGAATTCGACGACCAGGCCACGGTGTAA
- a CDS encoding sulfotransferase family protein, translating into MSKFKTLFLLTYGRSGSTLLQGILNSIDGYLIRGETNLVLFQLYKAYEALDYARFHFGKDRRITIDPWFGIDRVDPPAFGGHLANAFIDHVLKPRGNVRVVGFKEIRHDPFHIASDEDFYGYIDFLRDYFPEPCFIYNRRDIAKTSMSQSWWSEEERSHENLSRCLERLEAACEKYPERSYMVDYDEYIADPDKLAGLFAFLDETFDRATIDAVMDVRHSF; encoded by the coding sequence ATGTCAAAATTTAAGACTTTATTTTTACTGACCTATGGTCGATCGGGATCCACCTTGCTGCAAGGTATACTCAACAGCATTGATGGCTACCTTATCCGTGGCGAAACCAATCTTGTTTTATTTCAATTGTACAAGGCATACGAAGCACTGGATTATGCTCGTTTCCATTTCGGAAAAGATCGGCGCATTACCATTGACCCCTGGTTCGGCATAGACCGAGTGGATCCTCCTGCATTCGGTGGCCATCTCGCTAACGCTTTTATTGACCACGTCCTCAAACCTCGAGGCAATGTTCGTGTTGTTGGATTCAAGGAAATCCGCCATGACCCGTTCCATATCGCTTCTGATGAAGACTTTTATGGATACATCGATTTCTTACGAGACTATTTCCCTGAACCATGCTTCATCTATAACAGACGCGATATCGCCAAAACATCCATGAGCCAAAGTTGGTGGTCGGAGGAAGAACGCTCGCATGAAAATCTTTCCCGCTGCCTTGAACGTTTAGAAGCCGCATGCGAAAAGTACCCAGAACGCAGCTATATGGTTGATTATGATGAATACATCGCTGATCCGGACAAATTAGCAGGACTTTTCGCATTTCTCGATGAAACATTCGATCGTGCGACGATAGATGCTGTTATGGATGTTCGTCACTCATTCTAA
- a CDS encoding SAM-dependent methyltransferase — protein sequence MSEKRTLYLAAKDHVLDVTRQLGAVVLDVRDRLVLTRGSQQPAYFAQNIWRNVVTVEAPSIGQAAANLRALQRNWVLYSAGHHRRAQLVQSKLPAIRFRPHVFGDPLPTAPLGSWTLWEPELILASTDCTSPFPHGDVLFVEDKTGPPSRAYLKVWEALTLAGVMPQPGELCLDMGGSPGGWAYALAKLGADVLSVDKAPLDPKVEALPNVRCLRESAFGVDPRTIPGVDWFFSDVICYPRRLYAMVQRWREANAATNFVVTIKFQGETDLETANAFAAIPGSRLVHLSCNKHELTWIKLGSKTGN from the coding sequence GTGTCGGAAAAACGGACTCTATATCTTGCAGCAAAAGACCATGTATTGGATGTGACTCGACAACTTGGGGCAGTCGTTCTTGACGTACGCGATCGGCTCGTTCTGACACGAGGTTCACAGCAGCCCGCCTATTTTGCACAAAATATTTGGAGAAATGTTGTTACCGTTGAAGCGCCGTCCATCGGACAGGCCGCGGCCAATCTGCGTGCTTTGCAGCGTAATTGGGTATTGTATTCAGCGGGACATCATCGTCGGGCTCAGTTGGTGCAATCCAAATTACCGGCGATTCGATTTCGTCCACATGTCTTTGGCGATCCTTTACCAACAGCTCCTTTGGGATCGTGGACGTTATGGGAGCCAGAGTTAATTCTGGCTTCAACCGATTGTACGAGCCCGTTCCCTCATGGAGACGTTCTCTTTGTTGAAGATAAAACTGGACCGCCAAGTCGAGCGTATTTGAAAGTGTGGGAAGCCTTGACTCTAGCCGGTGTCATGCCGCAGCCTGGAGAACTCTGTCTTGATATGGGAGGCAGTCCAGGCGGGTGGGCGTATGCTTTGGCAAAGCTTGGCGCCGATGTGCTGAGTGTCGACAAAGCGCCGCTTGATCCCAAAGTTGAAGCGTTACCCAACGTACGATGTTTGCGAGAAAGTGCCTTTGGGGTTGATCCGCGAACCATCCCCGGGGTGGATTGGTTCTTTAGCGATGTCATTTGCTATCCCAGACGACTTTATGCCATGGTTCAACGGTGGCGTGAGGCAAATGCGGCAACGAACTTCGTCGTAACGATCAAATTTCAGGGCGAAACCGATCTGGAAACAGCCAATGCATTCGCGGCTATTCCCGGATCCCGGCTTGTCCATTTGAGCTGCAATAAACATGAGCTGACATGGATCAAGCTGGGATCGAAAACAGGAAATTGA
- a CDS encoding IMP cyclohydrolase, whose product MSDLKKMYRTLQDDPFPKTLRLTVGDAELSFTKRTWTIDGQEKGLRYGENPDQPAALYELSAGELTLGGVELRGPGKGLVSAISEENMVQAGKHPGKINLTDVDNGINILQYLTAKPAAVILKHNNPCGAAWSNDGLATAFEKALMADRIAAFGGTIVVNRKMDADTAQRINQSYFEVVAAPAFDKAALTILTSKKNLRILEMPGLANLEVLAGEPFLDIKSLTDGGLVLQFSFRNRILSQDDFLPAQVEHDGKVVASRAPSPSEAEDLLFAWAVEAGVTSNSVIFAKDGATLAIGTGEQDRVGVVELTIHKARTKYADRLAFTEQGMSLYELELAAKTDEAKAQALADIRRRTDEAKGGLGGSVLVSDGFFPFRDGVDLVLSQGVEAIAQPGGSIRDYEVITAVNEATPQAAMVFTGQRSFKH is encoded by the coding sequence ATGAGTGATTTGAAAAAAATGTACCGCACCCTTCAGGACGATCCTTTTCCGAAGACGTTGCGGTTGACCGTAGGTGATGCCGAGTTGTCCTTCACCAAACGGACCTGGACAATTGATGGCCAGGAAAAAGGATTGCGTTATGGTGAGAATCCAGATCAACCAGCGGCGCTGTATGAACTCTCTGCCGGCGAACTCACCCTCGGCGGCGTTGAATTGCGTGGACCGGGAAAAGGTTTGGTTAGCGCAATCAGCGAAGAGAATATGGTTCAGGCCGGAAAGCATCCTGGAAAGATTAACTTGACCGATGTCGATAACGGCATAAATATTCTGCAGTATCTCACCGCAAAGCCGGCTGCTGTTATTCTTAAACACAATAACCCGTGTGGCGCAGCGTGGTCGAATGACGGCTTGGCAACGGCTTTTGAAAAAGCGCTTATGGCTGACCGTATCGCTGCGTTTGGCGGAACCATTGTGGTGAACCGCAAGATGGATGCGGACACAGCACAACGCATTAATCAATCGTACTTTGAGGTGGTGGCTGCGCCGGCATTTGATAAGGCTGCTCTGACGATTTTGACCTCAAAAAAGAATTTGCGCATTCTTGAAATGCCCGGTTTAGCCAACCTTGAGGTCTTAGCAGGAGAACCGTTTCTCGACATCAAATCGCTCACTGACGGTGGGCTCGTTCTGCAGTTCTCTTTCCGTAACCGGATTCTCAGTCAAGACGACTTCTTGCCTGCACAGGTTGAACATGATGGTAAGGTGGTTGCCTCTCGTGCTCCGAGCCCGTCTGAAGCTGAAGATTTGCTGTTTGCTTGGGCTGTTGAAGCCGGTGTCACATCCAACTCGGTTATTTTCGCCAAAGATGGCGCCACATTGGCCATCGGTACGGGGGAACAGGATCGAGTTGGCGTCGTTGAACTGACAATTCACAAAGCCCGCACTAAATACGCCGATCGCCTCGCTTTTACCGAGCAGGGCATGTCGTTGTACGAACTGGAGCTTGCGGCCAAAACCGATGAGGCCAAAGCTCAGGCGCTGGCCGATATTCGTCGGCGGACGGATGAAGCCAAAGGTGGTTTGGGGGGCTCGGTTCTTGTTTCCGATGGCTTTTTCCCCTTCCGCGACGGGGTGGACCTTGTGCTGTCACAGGGCGTCGAAGCCATTGCGCAACCTGGTGGCTCCATTCGTGACTATGAAGTGATTACAGCTGTCAATGAAGCGACCCCGCAGGCAGCTATGGTCTTCACCGGACAGCGATCATTCAAGCATTAA
- a CDS encoding FadR/GntR family transcriptional regulator, whose amino-acid sequence MESSKRKSSLEEHMQEDQAFQLDRRGVAEQVEQCILDLVNTGRLHPGDRLPSERRLAEMLGVSRGTVRHALKNLEKTDVLVIRPGSGAFVASGEDEAKVDALMASVARGRNTLREVMEVRSLLEPHIAEMAASKAEPADVAGLVRILQSQKRALEAGRTGRHEDSAFHAALVRLANNAVLTELVEGITHILEESRSPHLQSAMRKNASVKYHEMIVEAISKGDPEAARKAMINHMDHLMTLLFPATHTDMPPVASVKPS is encoded by the coding sequence GTGGAAAGCTCAAAGCGTAAATCGAGTCTGGAAGAGCATATGCAAGAGGATCAAGCTTTTCAGTTGGATAGACGAGGTGTTGCCGAACAGGTCGAGCAATGCATTTTGGATTTGGTCAACACGGGGAGACTTCATCCAGGGGATCGTTTGCCTTCAGAGCGTCGGCTTGCCGAAATGCTTGGCGTTTCGCGTGGAACAGTACGTCACGCTCTCAAGAATCTTGAGAAAACTGATGTTCTTGTCATTCGTCCGGGGAGTGGTGCTTTTGTTGCGAGCGGTGAAGATGAAGCCAAAGTTGATGCGCTTATGGCTTCGGTTGCGCGCGGCCGGAATACCTTACGAGAAGTCATGGAGGTTCGGTCGCTGCTTGAGCCGCATATTGCTGAGATGGCGGCGTCAAAGGCAGAGCCGGCGGATGTTGCGGGGCTTGTGCGGATTCTTCAATCCCAAAAACGAGCTCTTGAAGCTGGGCGAACTGGACGCCACGAAGATTCAGCGTTTCATGCTGCATTGGTTCGGCTGGCGAACAATGCTGTTCTTACCGAGTTGGTAGAAGGGATTACACACATCCTAGAGGAAAGTCGAAGCCCGCATTTACAATCGGCTATGCGGAAAAATGCATCCGTCAAATATCATGAAATGATTGTCGAAGCCATATCTAAGGGGGATCCTGAGGCAGCACGCAAAGCGATGATAAACCATATGGACCACCTGATGACACTGCTTTTTCCTGCAACTCACACGGACATGCCTCCAGTGGCTTCCGTGAAACCGTCATGA
- the plsY gene encoding glycerol-3-phosphate 1-O-acyltransferase PlsY: MSYFLWWVLTFLAGSVPFGLFIARIYYNVDPRGSGSGNVGATNVARLCGFKAGVATLVFDFAKGFMPIWVGMAISDNTFFLSMTALAAILGHMYSPFLYGKGGKGVATTLGVFAALAFTATFLSSLVCILAIVLSGYVSMGSLLLVTVLPIFLLFTGKYALIPVSLAVLVLVFWKHRENIDRLAMGHEKPWRKKKS; this comes from the coding sequence ATGTCTTATTTTCTGTGGTGGGTACTGACGTTTTTGGCCGGTTCAGTCCCGTTTGGGTTGTTTATCGCCCGCATTTATTACAACGTGGATCCCCGAGGTTCCGGTAGCGGCAATGTCGGTGCTACGAATGTGGCACGGTTATGTGGCTTCAAGGCCGGAGTGGCAACACTGGTCTTCGATTTTGCCAAAGGGTTTATGCCTATTTGGGTGGGCATGGCCATTTCTGACAATACTTTCTTTTTGAGCATGACAGCTCTTGCTGCCATTTTGGGGCATATGTACTCGCCTTTTCTGTACGGCAAAGGCGGGAAAGGAGTTGCCACAACCTTAGGTGTTTTCGCAGCTTTGGCATTTACGGCGACTTTTTTGTCGAGCCTTGTTTGTATTTTGGCAATTGTTTTGTCAGGATATGTCTCCATGGGCTCACTTTTGCTTGTGACTGTATTACCGATTTTTCTCCTTTTCACCGGAAAATATGCTCTTATTCCTGTTTCGTTAGCGGTTCTCGTTCTTGTTTTTTGGAAACACCGAGAAAACATTGATCGATTGGCCATGGGGCATGAAAAACCGTGGAGAAAGAAAAAATCCTAA
- a CDS encoding sulfite exporter TauE/SafE family protein gives MLTAFLLYIVLGVFAGILAGLLGIGGGLVIVPMLTFAFTWQGIPSEHLLHMALGTSLATIIFTSISSFMAHHRRGAVLWDVFWRIMPGILIGTFFGAWVASLLSTAVLKMFFGLFLYFVSYQMLTGKKPKPSRTIPGMIPLFGVGGGIGTISALVGIGGGTLSVPFLVWCNTAIPVAIGTASAIGLPIALSGTLGYVVNGIGVAGLPDWTIGYVYLPALVGIVATSFPMAPLGAKLAHTLPVATLKKVFAVLLFIVGTRMLWSLL, from the coding sequence ATGTTGACTGCGTTTCTTTTGTATATCGTCCTTGGCGTTTTCGCAGGGATACTTGCGGGGCTCTTGGGAATAGGGGGGGGGCTTGTCATCGTTCCCATGCTCACGTTTGCGTTTACATGGCAAGGTATTCCTTCAGAGCACTTGTTGCACATGGCCCTGGGAACTTCGCTTGCCACCATTATTTTCACGTCGATCTCCAGCTTCATGGCGCACCATAGGCGTGGAGCGGTTTTATGGGATGTTTTCTGGCGAATCATGCCAGGTATTTTAATCGGCACATTCTTCGGCGCTTGGGTTGCTTCGCTTTTAAGTACAGCCGTGCTCAAAATGTTTTTCGGTTTGTTTTTATATTTTGTCTCCTACCAGATGCTCACCGGCAAAAAACCGAAACCCAGCCGAACTATTCCAGGGATGATTCCGTTGTTCGGAGTCGGTGGTGGAATTGGTACTATTTCGGCATTGGTTGGTATCGGTGGAGGGACGTTGTCCGTCCCATTTTTGGTGTGGTGCAATACAGCCATACCTGTCGCCATTGGAACAGCATCGGCAATTGGGTTGCCCATAGCTCTTTCTGGTACATTGGGATACGTGGTAAATGGCATCGGTGTGGCCGGCCTGCCTGATTGGACGATAGGCTATGTCTATCTGCCCGCCTTGGTGGGGATTGTAGCAACGAGTTTCCCTATGGCACCTTTGGGAGCAAAACTCGCTCATACCTTACCAGTTGCGACATTGAAAAAGGTCTTTGCTGTTTTGCTTTTTATTGTCGGAACCAGGATGCTGTGGAGCCTTTTGTAA
- a CDS encoding ATP-binding protein — translation MSIDFADKTEWSTTPDADGYVGLPSRESLLITLSKRIESGKAVQFVSGAPGMGKTLLARILERDLSAKHHPVCLVNASPDAIGLVEDIVFRLGLAPHSKTPPDDAPHDVTSQGLFDSLIESLSELALRRRQAVILLLDEAQLLHPTDVVYLVSALGARALTQEKPPVYCILFGHPELEKAATQCGYECIPLLPLERDEAMRLIHAKSEAYGGTTKRFVLTGRALADVLHASQGNPQMLVRLTACLFMAMADEHVSRPDKAMIAACLAKDPDVAQPASRTQRALSAVALLGIAGIICVALLLTPSFWSNTPEDSFITKVRMTTKTLGTDVLGLFGHKPSSGDTSRSDGMIMPQDATGSNSVPMLLGGVLATPAELNQILVRLYGLPAQETFPMVNLLNPHLAQTPKTETVPILLPSLPADAPPKDVSLIVLSSSGNINDGLKELARLSPLIPEARMFIWFTPKTGMHVDIVLVHSKSDPAGYEHVLSQLAPSIRANVRLLNHFPEDALFFSRVQPLTNSIY, via the coding sequence TTGTCGATCGATTTTGCCGACAAAACCGAATGGAGTACAACTCCTGACGCCGACGGGTACGTTGGCCTGCCTTCGCGTGAATCTCTCCTGATCACCTTAAGTAAACGTATTGAGTCGGGCAAAGCCGTCCAGTTTGTTTCCGGCGCCCCGGGCATGGGCAAAACGCTCCTTGCCAGAATTCTTGAACGCGATCTTTCAGCCAAACACCATCCTGTTTGTCTGGTCAATGCATCGCCCGACGCAATCGGACTTGTTGAAGATATCGTGTTCCGTCTGGGCCTGGCTCCGCACTCCAAAACACCGCCTGACGATGCTCCCCATGATGTGACGTCACAAGGACTCTTCGACAGTCTCATTGAGAGTCTTTCCGAATTGGCCCTGCGCCGTCGCCAAGCTGTTATCCTTCTTCTCGACGAAGCACAGCTTCTTCATCCGACAGACGTTGTTTATCTCGTAAGCGCCCTTGGTGCACGCGCTCTCACGCAGGAAAAGCCTCCAGTATATTGCATACTTTTCGGCCATCCCGAATTGGAAAAAGCTGCGACACAATGCGGTTATGAATGTATCCCGCTCCTTCCTCTTGAACGCGACGAAGCTATGAGGCTGATTCATGCCAAAAGCGAAGCATACGGAGGGACGACAAAACGCTTCGTGCTCACGGGGCGCGCATTGGCAGATGTACTGCACGCCAGCCAGGGCAACCCGCAAATGCTCGTTCGACTTACGGCATGTCTCTTCATGGCCATGGCCGATGAGCATGTTTCCCGACCGGATAAAGCCATGATTGCAGCCTGTCTGGCCAAAGATCCGGACGTCGCTCAACCAGCATCACGAACACAACGAGCACTGTCGGCCGTTGCACTCCTTGGTATTGCAGGAATCATCTGTGTCGCGCTTCTCCTTACGCCGAGCTTCTGGTCGAATACACCAGAAGACTCGTTCATTACCAAAGTACGCATGACAACGAAGACTCTTGGTACTGACGTTCTCGGTCTCTTTGGTCACAAGCCCTCTTCTGGAGACACGTCACGTTCCGACGGAATGATTATGCCCCAAGATGCAACAGGATCCAATTCGGTCCCAATGCTTCTTGGTGGTGTCCTTGCCACACCTGCCGAGCTCAACCAAATTCTCGTACGCCTGTATGGTCTTCCTGCACAAGAGACCTTTCCCATGGTGAACCTCCTCAATCCACACTTGGCGCAGACACCAAAAACGGAGACGGTCCCGATTCTCTTACCTTCGCTCCCTGCCGATGCCCCGCCCAAGGACGTGAGCCTTATTGTTTTGTCATCAAGCGGCAATATAAACGATGGGCTCAAAGAACTGGCTCGCCTTTCACCTCTCATCCCCGAGGCCAGAATGTTCATCTGGTTCACGCCCAAAACCGGCATGCATGTCGATATTGTGCTTGTCCACTCCAAATCTGACCCCGCGGGCTATGAGCATGTTCTTTCACAACTTGCCCCGTCGATTCGTGCCAACGTCAGGTTGTTGAACCACTTCCCCGAAGACGCACTGTTTTTTAGCCGAGTGCAACCCCTTACCAACTCAATTTATTAG